In Hypomesus transpacificus isolate Combined female chromosome 25, fHypTra1, whole genome shotgun sequence, one DNA window encodes the following:
- the LOC124487059 gene encoding phospholipid scramblase 1-like isoform X2: MSPYPVPQGGYGDPSHAPPPAGVNMGYQPQPQPGQPIMHQPGPAGHGPMPDYGGPKVGAPGGISPTPAKASAPASDPVSVPPGLEYLTQIDQILMHQNAELPEVILGFETNNDYDIKNILGQQIYKAKETNDCCTRNCLGSIRSFDMMIKDNMGQEVIRLIRPLRCDSCLCPCCLQELWGKDGGEPIGRISKQWSGLLKETFTDADNFGIQFPLDMDVKMKAVLMGTCFLIDFMYFERSS; encoded by the exons ATGAGCCCCTACCCTGTGCCACAGGGAGGTTATGGTGACCCAAGCCATGCCCCCCCACCTGCAGGCGTCAACATGGGCTACCAGCCCCAACCACAGCCTGGGCAGCCGATCATGCACCAGCCAGGACCAGCAGGCCACGGTCCCATGCCCGATTACGGAGGTCCAAAGGTGGGTGCCCCTGGAGGCATTTCCCCTACCCCAGCTAAGGCTTCAGCTCCAGCATCCGATCCTGTCAGTGTGCCACCTGGACTGGAGTATCTAACCCAG attGACCAGATCCTTATGCACCAAAATGCCGAGCTTCCGGAGG TAATCCTTGGTTTTGAGACCAACAACGACTATGATATCAAGAACATTCTGGGCCAGCAGATCTACAAGGCCAAGGAGACAAACGACTGCTGCACCAGGAACTGCCTTGGCTCCATACGCAGCTTCGACATGATGATCAAAGACAACATGGGCCAAGAAGTCATCCGCCTTATACGGCCCCTCCGCTGCGATTCATGCCTCTGCCCCTGCTGCTTGCAAGAG TTGTGGGGGAAAGATGGGGGAGAGCCGATTGGTCGAATCAGCAAGCAGTGGAGCGGTCTTCTTAAGGAGACCTTCACCGACGCAGATAACTTTGGTATCCAGTTCCCCCTCGATATGGATGTGAAGATGAAAGCTGTGCTCATGGGCACCTGCTTTCTCATT GATTTTATGTACTTTGAGAGGTCGTCATAA
- the LOC124487059 gene encoding phospholipid scramblase 1-like isoform X1, whose protein sequence is MSPYPVPQGGYGDPSHAPPPAGVNMGYQPQPQPGQPIMHQPGPAGHGPMPDYGGPKVGAPGGISPTPAKASAPASDPVSVPPGLEYLTQIDQILMHQNAELPEVILGFETNNDYDIKNILGQQIYKAKETNDCCTRNCLGSIRSFDMMIKDNMGQEVIRLIRPLRCDSCLCPCCLQELEVQAPPGIPVGYVSQVWHPWTPKFTIQGANQETLMTLEGPCFAFNCCGEVNFDLWGKDGGEPIGRISKQWSGLLKETFTDADNFGIQFPLDMDVKMKAVLMGTCFLIDFMYFERSS, encoded by the exons ATGAGCCCCTACCCTGTGCCACAGGGAGGTTATGGTGACCCAAGCCATGCCCCCCCACCTGCAGGCGTCAACATGGGCTACCAGCCCCAACCACAGCCTGGGCAGCCGATCATGCACCAGCCAGGACCAGCAGGCCACGGTCCCATGCCCGATTACGGAGGTCCAAAGGTGGGTGCCCCTGGAGGCATTTCCCCTACCCCAGCTAAGGCTTCAGCTCCAGCATCCGATCCTGTCAGTGTGCCACCTGGACTGGAGTATCTAACCCAG attGACCAGATCCTTATGCACCAAAATGCCGAGCTTCCGGAGG TAATCCTTGGTTTTGAGACCAACAACGACTATGATATCAAGAACATTCTGGGCCAGCAGATCTACAAGGCCAAGGAGACAAACGACTGCTGCACCAGGAACTGCCTTGGCTCCATACGCAGCTTCGACATGATGATCAAAGACAACATGGGCCAAGAAGTCATCCGCCTTATACGGCCCCTCCGCTGCGATTCATGCCTCTGCCCCTGCTGCTTGCAAGAG CTTGAGGTGCAGGCTCCACCGGGCATCCCTGTAGGCTATGTGTCACAGGTCTGGCACCCTTGGACTCCCAAGTTCACCATTCAAGGGGCCAACCAAGAGACACTGATGACATTGGAGGGGCCCTGCTTCGCCTTCAACTGCTGTGGCGAAGTAAACTTTGAT TTGTGGGGGAAAGATGGGGGAGAGCCGATTGGTCGAATCAGCAAGCAGTGGAGCGGTCTTCTTAAGGAGACCTTCACCGACGCAGATAACTTTGGTATCCAGTTCCCCCTCGATATGGATGTGAAGATGAAAGCTGTGCTCATGGGCACCTGCTTTCTCATT GATTTTATGTACTTTGAGAGGTCGTCATAA